TCCGGCCCCTGGCGCCCGAGGTCATGGCCAACGTGGTGGACAAGTTCCTGCGCGAGCTGGAGGCGCAACTGGCCGAGCGCGGGGTCACCCTAACCGTCACCCCGGCTGCCCGCGCGCGGCTGGCCCGGCTGGGGTACGACCCGCAGATGGGCGCCCGGCCCCTGGCCCGCGTGATCGAGGAGCGCGTCAAGCGCCCGCTGGCCGACGAGCTGCTGTTCGGGCGGCTGCGGGGCGGCGGCGCGGTGACGGTGGACGCAGACAGCGAGGGCTTCAGCTTCCGCTGACCCATGCCCAGGTCGGCAGGTCCTCGCACAGCACCTCCGGCAGGTGGGTGTTCGAGGCGATCAGGAGGTGGCGGTAACGCGGTCGGCGGCGCTGGGCCGGGGCAGGCTAGCCGACCTCACCCCGCCTCCACCCGCGCCGCCTGCCAGCGTCTGCGCAGCCGCACCGGCCTCAGGCCGTAGGCCGTGACGTAGCCGGGCAGGCGGCGCAGCCCTGGCAGGCCGTGCAGCACCCGCAGCAGGGCGGTGGGCACATGCAGCTGGGCGCCGGTATGCACGCCCACCACCTCGCGCTCCTGGACGACCTGCTGGGCCTGGAGCAGGGCGATCTGCCACGCGCGGGTGCGCTGGACCCGGGCCAGGTGCCGGGGCCGCAGCCGCCCGGCGCGCAGCGGACCGCACAGGTGGTTGGCCGCCGCCACCGCGTCTTGCACGGCCATATTGATGCCCATTCCCCCGATGGGCGAGATGGGGTGGGCGGCGTCCCCGATCAGCAGCAGCCCCGGCCGCCACCAGCGCCGCACCCGCGCGACCTCGACGGCCAGCAGGTGCAGCTGGCGCCACTCGGTCAGCAGGTGGACCCGGCCAGCCAGCCAGGGAATCGTCTCGGCCACCGCCGCCCGGATGGGGCCGACCCCGCGTGCCCGCGCCTCGGCGTGGCTGCCCTTGCGGATGCTGTAGCCCACCTGCCAGCGCCCGCCGTGGTCGGTGGTCACGATGCAGTGCGGCCCGCCGAGGTGCAAGTCGATGCTGCCGCCTGGATCGTCCTCGTGGCGGGGCAGCGCGAACCACAGCACGTCCTGCCCCGGCGAGAGCCGCCGCAGGCTCAGGCCCGACAGCCCGCGCACCCGGGAAAAGCGGCCATCGGTGCCCACCGTCAGCGCGGCGGGGAGGTCACGCCGTTCTCCGGCCTGCCGGTAAACCACGCCCCGGACCTCGCCGCCCGCCTCCAGCAGCCCTTCCACCCGCGCGCCCATCACCAGCCGGGCGTGCGGGTACCGGGCGAGTTCCGCCGCCAGGAACGTCAGGAAACGGGCCTGGGCCATCACCGTCAGGTAGGGGTAGGGGGTGCGCAGCCGCGAGAAGTCGGCGATCACCTGGGTGCGCCGGGGCGTGATGAAGCGTGCCCGGTGCGCCCGCGTGTGCGGCAGCCGCAGCAGCGGCGCGGCCAGCCCCAGGCCCGCGAGCAGTTCCATGATCGCCGGGTGCAGGGTGTCGCCCCGGAAGCTGCGCTCGAAGTCGCGGGCCGCTTCCAGCACCGTCACCGGGATGCCCTGCCGCGCCAGCAGCAGCGCCAGCACCATTCCCGCCGGACCTCCACCCACGATGCACACATCCTGCGGTCCAGAAGCCATGCGGGGCATTCTGCAAGGAACAGAGCGGAGAGGTTGTAGGGAATGCTGCGGGTCGGCGCGGGCCGCGAACCCCGGCGGCCCTCTCCGCCTCTGCTTTTGGTGTGCTATTTCAGGGTGTCCGGATTGATGGTCTGGACCTTGGCCACCTGAAGCTGAAGCACATTGTCCAGCTTCATGACCAGCAGCCGGGAACGCTGCCGCTCGCCCGTGGCGGTAAACCCGATGGCCCCGGTGACCGTGACGCATTTGGAAGCGTCGAGGTCAAAGCAGGCGGGCAGGTTGACCTTGCGCACCGCGGCGCTGACCTGGGCGCGGGTGGGCAGGTCCTTGCCGCCCGCCGCCCGGATGGCCGAGAGCAGGGTGGTGGCGGCGTCGTAGGCGTACACGGCCAGCCCCTCCGGCCGGGTCTTGTAGGCGGCCTGATAGCGCTCGCTGAATGACAGGCTGTTGGTAAAGGCGCTCACCGGCCCGAACACGGTGGTGTAGACGACGCCCGCTCCAGCGATGCCCGCCTGCTGCACGAACTTCACGGAATCCAGGCCGTCGCCGCCCATAAACGTCGTGGTCACGCCCGCGGCCCGCAGCGCCTTGACCAGCTCGGCCCCGGTATCGTAGGTACCGCCGAAGTACACCACCTCCGCCCCGCTCGCCTTGACCTTTTTCACCACGTCCGCGATCTGGGCCGAGGTCGAGACGCCCACGTAGGCAGGCACCGCCACCTTGCGCTTTTTCAGCGTTCCCATCAGGATCTTGCTCAGGCCGTTGCCGTACGCCGTGTTGTCGGAAATCACGAACACGGACGCCGCCTTCAGTTCGTCGGCGATGTAGTTCGCGGCCGCCACCCCCTGCGCGCCGTCCGGGGCGACCACGCGGCTGAAGTGGCTCCAGCCGTGGTCGGTGAGCAGATCGTTGGTGCTGCCGGGCGAGATCAGGGCGAGTCTGGAAGCCGCGAAATTCTGTGCCAGCACATTGGAGACGCTGGAGTTAAAGGCGCCGACCACCCCCAGGACGCTCTTGTCGGCCACGATCTTCTTCGCCAGCGGTCCGGCGACGGTCGCGGACGCCTGATCGTCGTAGGGCACCAGCACCAGCTCATGCCCCAGCGCCCTGAAGGCGGCCGCCTGCTCCGTGACCGCCAGCTCGGCCCCGCGCCTCATCTCGCTGCCGAAGCCGCTCACGTCGCCGCTCATGGGGCCGACCACCGCGACCCTGATGGTGGCCGCCTGCGCGCTTCCAGCCGCCAGCCCGGCCAGCAGCAGCATGGCAACGGCCCGGCGCCTGCCGCCCTCCCTCCTGATTCGGTTTTGCATAATCCACGTTACCCAGGATGAATAACAGCGCTCTTACACCCCCCGGAAGCGGCGGACGGCCCGGAACGCGGCCCCGGGGGTGCCCGAGGATTGGGAGGCCTTTAGCTGTCCGGGGTACAGCGGGGGCGGCCCGGCTCCTACCCTGCGGCCATGTCCTTCCCGGCTGCGTTGACCCTTTCCGGCATCCGCCTCTACCAGCGCCACATCTCGCCGCGCAAGGGCTTTTCCTGCGCGCACGCGGCGCTGCACGGCGGCGAGTCGTGCTCGGCGGCAGTCGCCCGCATCGTGCGCGAGGACGGCCTGAGGAAAGGCCGCGCCCGCATCGCCGCCCGCTTCGGCGCGTGCCGCCGCGCCCACAACGTGCTGCACGCCGGATCACCACTGGCCTTCGGGACCGCCGGGCCGAGGGTGCGCGGCGTATGCTGCTGCGGGCCGATTCCCATTCCGATCCG
The sequence above is a segment of the Deinococcus budaensis genome. Coding sequences within it:
- a CDS encoding FAD-dependent oxidoreductase, with translation MASGPQDVCIVGGGPAGMVLALLLARQGIPVTVLEAARDFERSFRGDTLHPAIMELLAGLGLAAPLLRLPHTRAHRARFITPRRTQVIADFSRLRTPYPYLTVMAQARFLTFLAAELARYPHARLVMGARVEGLLEAGGEVRGVVYRQAGERRDLPAALTVGTDGRFSRVRGLSGLSLRRLSPGQDVLWFALPRHEDDPGGSIDLHLGGPHCIVTTDHGGRWQVGYSIRKGSHAEARARGVGPIRAAVAETIPWLAGRVHLLTEWRQLHLLAVEVARVRRWWRPGLLLIGDAAHPISPIGGMGINMAVQDAVAAANHLCGPLRAGRLRPRHLARVQRTRAWQIALLQAQQVVQEREVVGVHTGAQLHVPTALLRVLHGLPGLRRLPGYVTAYGLRPVRLRRRWQAARVEAG
- a CDS encoding branched-chain amino acid ABC transporter substrate-binding protein — protein: MQNRIRREGGRRRAVAMLLLAGLAAGSAQAATIRVAVVGPMSGDVSGFGSEMRRGAELAVTEQAAAFRALGHELVLVPYDDQASATVAGPLAKKIVADKSVLGVVGAFNSSVSNVLAQNFAASRLALISPGSTNDLLTDHGWSHFSRVVAPDGAQGVAAANYIADELKAASVFVISDNTAYGNGLSKILMGTLKKRKVAVPAYVGVSTSAQIADVVKKVKASGAEVVYFGGTYDTGAELVKALRAAGVTTTFMGGDGLDSVKFVQQAGIAGAGVVYTTVFGPVSAFTNSLSFSERYQAAYKTRPEGLAVYAYDAATTLLSAIRAAGGKDLPTRAQVSAAVRKVNLPACFDLDASKCVTVTGAIGFTATGERQRSRLLVMKLDNVLQLQVAKVQTINPDTLK
- the yidD gene encoding membrane protein insertion efficiency factor YidD, whose product is MSFPAALTLSGIRLYQRHISPRKGFSCAHAALHGGESCSAAVARIVREDGLRKGRARIAARFGACRRAHNVLHAGSPLAFGTAGPRVRGVCCCGPIPIPIRCG